The following are encoded together in the Juglans microcarpa x Juglans regia isolate MS1-56 chromosome 2D, Jm3101_v1.0, whole genome shotgun sequence genome:
- the LOC121248972 gene encoding G-type lectin S-receptor-like serine/threonine-protein kinase CES101 — protein sequence MASLKSLLTPEFLFILSWWCFGGEQLSHAQTNSTLKPGEALRYPDQLVSADGRFRLGFFSFSSPEVSDVGYLGIWYSDDIYNTKLWVANRDRPISVRTGNLTMEADGQLRINLNNGGSPIPLNSKQTAPNSSATLDNSGNFIVKELNPDGSTKRVLWESFDYPTDTLLPGMKLGIDHKAGKEWKLTSWLSEQVAAPGGFSLEWSPVNGTGQLVMRHRGNMYWLSGVGSESYFQNIVDQMTADSDYYNFSYIFNENESSFRYSVPDGRISRFVLSSDGMLTDNPKAIYVRSGMCFGYSSDPGCVQQNSTACRSSSQKFEQRTGQFPGGVSQGDHNWNTSFSDCWTKCWSNCSCVGFQTNSANGTGCLLFSGQFVENGINAQSIYVLITPETSSKTPASLAKRWWIGIIVAVVAALAVVILGCLCFLRKKKLRRDQESNQEVALLFEDTNEASNDGKKGHDVKVFSFPSIVAATDNFSTENKLGQGGFGPVYKGKLPEGQEIAVKRLSRSSEQGLVEFKNELILIAKLQHMNLVRLLGCCVKGVEKMLIYEYMPNKSLDFFLFDPKKRELLDWKRRCNIIEGIAQGLLYLHKYSRLRIIHRDLKASNILLDNDMNPKISDFGMARVFGRNAADAITETVAGHVVICHRSMPWEVSFQRSQMCTVLEF from the exons ATGGCTAGCCTGAAATCCCTTCTGACTCCGGAGTTTCTCTTCATTTTGTCATGGTGGTGCTTTGGGGGAGAGCAACTTTCTCATGCACAGACAAATTCCACCCTCAAACCTGGCGAGGCGCTTCGTTACCCGGACCAGTTGGTTTCGGCTGATGGGAGATTTCGACTAGGCTTTTTCAGCTTCAGCAGTCCGGAGGTTTCGGATGTCGGCTATTTGGGAATATGGTACTCCGATGATATCTACAACACCAAATTATGGGTTGCGAACCGAGACAGGCCTATATCTGTCAGAACAGGAAATCTCACAATGGAGGCAGACGGCCAATTGAGAATTAATTTGAATAATGGAGGGAGTCCAATTCCGTTGAATTCTAAACAAACAGCACCAAACTCAAGCGCTACTCTAGATAACTCGGGAAACTTCATCGTGAAAGAGTTGAATCCTGATGGGTCTACCAAAAGGGTCTTATGGGAAAGCTTTGATTATCCGACAGACACACTTCTGCCTGGTATGAAACTAGGCATCGACCATAAAGCAGGGAAAGAATGGAAACTTACTTCGTGGCTATCCGAACAAGTCGCCGCCCCCGGAGGCTTTTCTCTCGAATGGAGTCCTGTCAACGGGACGGGACAATTGGTAATGAGACACAGAGGGAATATGTACTGGCTCAGCGGGGTTGGGAGTGAATCCTACTTTCAGAATATTGTTGATCAGATGACAGCAGATTCTGACTACTACAATTTTAGCTATATTTTTAATGAGAACGAGAGTTCCTTCCGTTATTCTGTTCCTGACGGGAGAATTTCGAGGTTCGTCTTGAGCTCAGATGGGATGCTTACAGATAATCCAAAAGCTATTTATGTGAGAAGTGGTATGTGTTTCGGTTACTCCTCGGATCCCGGTTGTGTGCAGCAGAATTCAACCGCCTGCAGGAGTAGCAGTCAAAAATTTGAACAGCGAACGGGTCAATTTCCAGGAGGAGTGTCTCAAGGGGACCACAATTGGAACACCAGTTTTAGTGATTGTTGGACTAAATGCTGGAGCAATTGTTCCTGCGTTGGTTTTCAAACAAATTCAGCAAATGGAACTGGATGCCTATTATTCAGCGGTCAATTTGTGGAAAACGGCATCAATGCTCAATCAATCTATGTTCTTATTACGCCAGAAACTAGCAGTAAGACCCCCGCCTCTCtagcaaaaagatggtggataGGGATCATTGTAGCTGTAGTGGCTGCTCTTGCTGTAGTGATCTTGGGATGCTTATGctttttgaggaagaaaaaactACGAC GAGATCAAGAAAGCAATCAGGAAGTTGCTTTACTATTTGAAGACACAAATGAAGCTAGCAATGATGGGAAGAAAGGTCATGATGTGAAAGTATTCAGTTTTCCTTCCATAGTCGCTGCTACGGACAATTTTAGCACCGAAAATAAACTAGGACAAGGTGGCTTTGGTCCTGTATACAAA GGAAAATTACCTGAGGGGCAAGAGATAGCTGTTAAGAGACTTTCGAGGAGTTCCGAACAAGGATTGGTGGAGTTCAAGAATGAGCTTATACTCATTGCAAAACTCCAACACATGAATCTCGTTAGACTTTTGGGTTGTTGTGTTAAAGGAGTTGAAAAGATGTTGATCTATGAATATATGCCCAATAAAAGCTTGgacttctttctttttg ATCCAAAGAAAAGGGAGCTTTTGGATTGGAAGCGACGTTGTAACATCATTGAAGGCATTGCTCAAGGGCTTCTTTATTTGCATAAATATTCTAGACTAAGAATTATTCATAGAGATTTGAAAGCGAGCAACATCCTGCTTGATAACGATATGAACCCCAAaatatcagattttggcatggcCAGAGTTTTTGGCCGGAATGCTGCTGACGCTATTACAGAGACAGTAGCAGGACACG TGGTTATATGTCACCGGAGTATGCCATGGGAGGTAAGTTTTCAGAGAAGTCAGATGTGTACAGTTTTGGAGTTCTGA